The sequence GGGATGCTCCGAGCACGCCCCCGCCGTGCGGCTGCACCTGATGCGCTGGACCGAGCGGCTGGTGTGCGCGGTGCGCGACCCGAGCCACGAGACCCCGGCCCCGCGCGACTCGGACGACTTCTCGGCCGAGTCCGGGCGCGGGCTGTTCCTGGTCGACTCCTTCGCCGACAGCTGGGGCTGGCATCCGCTCGCGGGCACCCTCGACGGCAAGGTCGTCTGGGCGCTGTTCCGGCTCCGGCCGGCCGTCTGACGCACCGCGGCACCGAGTGACGCCCTGTTTCTACGCGCGTCACCCCGGCGCCTGGCCTCCCGCCCCGACATCATTGCCACCCGGGGCCCCGCGGGCACGGCCGTGTCAGCCGACGATCAGGTGGTCGAACTCTCCGTCCTTGATGCCGAGGAGCATGGCCTCGATCTCCGCGCGTGTGTAGACGAGCGCCGGCCCGTCCGGGAAGCGCGAGTTGCGCACGGCGACGTCGCCGCCCGGCAGCCGGGCGAACTCGACGCAGGAGCCCTGCGAGTTGCTGTGCCTGCTCTTCTGCCAGGCCACTCCGTCCAGCTGCGCGGCAGCCATGCCGTTGTACACGTCGTACCCCCCGTACACGCCGTCAACGTCGCGGTCCACAGGTCGCTCCCCGGTGGTGCACTGGCTGGTGTGGCCATGGATGCTGTAGTCAACTGATCCGGATCATAACCTCGTTCACGTGCAGATGCATGGGCAAATGCACGTGCACGCGCGGTGGTCCCATGGTTACTGGTTTGACGTTCGTTTTACTCGCCGGGAGACGCCCGCATCAGCCGTGCCGTCCCAGCGTCTGCCCCAGAGCAGGCAGGACATGCCCCCGCCATCCCCCGTCCATGATCTTCCGCGCCATCATCTGAGCCGGGTCGTCCGGATCGAACCCCTCGTGCACTAGGAACAGACGCGTTCCGCGCCCTTCCTGTTCCAGGGTCCAGGTGATCGTCCAGTCCGCCGGGTTGGCCGGATCGGCGTCCGCCCAGCGGAGGGACAGCATCCGCTCGATGTCGTACGCGAGGACCCGTACCTCCACAACGCCCGAGAAGCGGGCGTTGGGACGCGGGACGGAGGTCATCCGGTATCGATGACCGACCTCCAGCCGGAAGCCCCCGGCCCCGGGCATCTGCCACTGGACGAGCAGTTCGGGTTCGGTCAGGGCGCGCCAGACCTTGGCGGGCGGATGCGGGAAGAACTGGTCGACGCGGATGGTGGTCAGGTCCTCGTCCGGCTGGTTGCTCATGACCGGCCATCGTCGGGCATGCGGTCGAGCAGATCACCGAGGCCCTTCAGTTGCTCGCGCCAGAACCGCTCGTACGGATGGAGCCAGTCCTGCACATCGGCGAGCGGGGCTGCCTCGAGCCGGTAGATGCGCCGGCGCCCGGCGCGCTGCTCGGAGACGAGGCCGGCCTCCCGGAGCACCTTGAGGTGTTCCGAGAGGCTCGGGCGGCGCATGTCGAAGTGGTCGGCGAGCGCCTGGACCGGCTGCGGTCCGCGTTCGCGCAGCAGCCGCAGCACCTCGCGGCGGGTGGCATTGGCGAGCGCGGCGAAGACGCGGTCCTCGGCGGCCGTACCGGTCCCGTTCATCGAGTGGTCAGAAGCCTTCCTTCTCCGTCAGCAGCATCAGACCGTTGCCGTCGGGGTCCGTGAAGGAGGCCATACGGCCCCAGGGCAGTTCGTCCGGGCCCTGGACCTCGGCGCCCGCCCCGGCGAGCCGGGCGCAGTCGGCGTCGACATCGGTCGTCACCAACATGATCCCCCGCGCGGAGCCGGGCTCGAAATCGCCCATGCCCGGCCCGGCGAGCGTGAAGACGGTCTGTGCGCCCTCGGGCGCGACCTGGAGCCAGCGGCCCTGGGGCAGGTCCCGGTCGGCGGTGACCGCCAGCCCGAGGACGTCCCGGTAGAAGCGCAGGGCACGGTCCTGGTCGGAGACGGGAAGCGTGACGAATGAGGCGTGCGTGATGGTCATGCCGGGAAGAATAGGTAGGCAATTCCCTACGCGTCAACCGTAGGCGATTTCCTACCTATAGGAGTCTCCGCGCGTCGCCGGTTGCGGGGGCAACCGCGGGACGCGAGCGCCACGCGCGTGCGCAACCGCGACCAGGCGGACACCGGCCGCGCGGCCGCCCGCGCGCCTGCGCCCGTCCCGGTGAACGTGCGCGAGCAGGCTCACAACGGATTCCTGCCTGTATCCGGAAGTCCTCCTGGTAACGGCTGGTAGCTTGCTGCGGGCCGTCCGGCGGAGGGCGGCCGGCCGCTACAGCTTGGGAGCATTCCGGTGACTTCTGCGACTGCAAGGGTTGCGCGTGCGAGGGTTGCACCCGCGAGGGTGCGGACCGCGGCCGTGGCCGCGGGCCTGGTGGGCGCGCTCGCCGCGCTGACCGCGTGCAGCGGGGGCGGTGGCGGCAAGAACACCTCCCCGCACACGTCGAAGGCGGCCGCGACCCCCGCCTCGTCCTCCGGCGCGAAGGCCGTGACCGGCGCTTCCGCCAAGCTCCAGGGCAGCTGGATCACCACGAGCGGCGGCAAGATCGTGGCCCTGGTGATCACCAAGAAGAAGGCCGGACTCTTCGTCACCGGCAGCAAGTCGTGGTGCGCGGGCGCCGCGGGC comes from Streptomyces sp. FXJ1.172 and encodes:
- a CDS encoding ATP-binding protein, giving the protein MLKPLRQGLPPLDPAAVSDAASCALPARYETVREARRFTRATLGQWDVGDRFDDICLVVSELVTNALRHGLTADTGCSEHAPAVRLHLMRWTERLVCAVRDPSHETPAPRDSDDFSAESGRGLFLVDSFADSWGWHPLAGTLDGKVVWALFRLRPAV
- a CDS encoding DUF397 domain-containing protein, with product MDRDVDGVYGGYDVYNGMAAAQLDGVAWQKSRHSNSQGSCVEFARLPGGDVAVRNSRFPDGPALVYTRAEIEAMLLGIKDGEFDHLIVG
- a CDS encoding ArsR/SmtB family transcription factor; the encoded protein is MNGTGTAAEDRVFAALANATRREVLRLLRERGPQPVQALADHFDMRRPSLSEHLKVLREAGLVSEQRAGRRRIYRLEAAPLADVQDWLHPYERFWREQLKGLGDLLDRMPDDGRS
- a CDS encoding SRPBCC family protein gives rise to the protein MSNQPDEDLTTIRVDQFFPHPPAKVWRALTEPELLVQWQMPGAGGFRLEVGHRYRMTSVPRPNARFSGVVEVRVLAYDIERMLSLRWADADPANPADWTITWTLEQEGRGTRLFLVHEGFDPDDPAQMMARKIMDGGWRGHVLPALGQTLGRHG
- a CDS encoding VOC family protein — translated: MTITHASFVTLPVSDQDRALRFYRDVLGLAVTADRDLPQGRWLQVAPEGAQTVFTLAGPGMGDFEPGSARGIMLVTTDVDADCARLAGAGAEVQGPDELPWGRMASFTDPDGNGLMLLTEKEGF